One genomic segment of Flagellimonas marinaquae includes these proteins:
- a CDS encoding RNA polymerase sigma factor, producing the protein MGQKSFTNETYLIEQLQNGCKEAYAHLFGLYHRELCNYMTAISGNQKAAEDIAQQTFIKIWDNRRKLSVSENKLKRYLFKIAYNLFIDSQRKKKKEFQLLEKLKDEAYLEMAETDSSLFEERLKKVEQEIDNLPEQCKKVFIMSKREGLKYREISEQLQISIKTVEVHMAKAMKRLRAQLTVFL; encoded by the coding sequence ATGGGCCAAAAAAGTTTTACAAACGAAACCTACCTCATTGAACAGCTGCAAAATGGCTGTAAAGAGGCCTATGCCCACTTGTTTGGCCTATACCATAGGGAGTTGTGCAATTATATGACTGCAATTTCGGGTAACCAAAAAGCTGCAGAGGATATTGCCCAACAGACTTTCATCAAAATTTGGGACAACAGACGAAAACTTTCCGTTTCCGAAAATAAATTAAAGCGCTATTTATTTAAAATTGCCTATAATTTGTTTATCGACTCACAACGCAAAAAGAAGAAAGAATTTCAACTTTTGGAAAAATTAAAGGACGAAGCCTATTTGGAAATGGCCGAAACCGACAGCTCACTTTTTGAAGAGCGATTGAAAAAAGTAGAGCAAGAGATCGATAATTTGCCCGAACAATGCAAAAAAGTGTTCATTATGAGCAAAAGGGAAGGATTAAAATATCGGGAAATCTCGGAACAACTTCAAATATCCATTAAAACAGTAGAGGTACACATGGCCAAGGCCATGAAACGACTTAGGGCACAATTGACTGTTTTTTTATAA
- a CDS encoding TonB-dependent receptor produces the protein MKKTKTICAIVPKLGQKLLYGFFLLFMFGQVNAASCAQYDKVAANFDDTRLSDVFETITETTGYKFFYEATEVNINRKVTVNGANLCIEDFLKEVFKGTDLSFEIIARQIVVKKKEKTLKSLVPQKKINAENPPQSNLTGVVLDNAGIPLAGATIIAKGTTVGATTDFDGNFEITMPSGVTVIRVTYIGFKAKEVDVAGQTSVNITLEQDAAALEEVVVVGYGTLAKKKVTGSVVSITPETITEVPALTPESALIGQVTGVQVQEVSGEPGAAPNIRVRGSGSISAGNDPLFVVDGIPISRNLTSSSQLGGVASQRAAFQPPTINPLATLNPNDIESIQVLKDASAAAIYGSRGGNGVLLITTKKGSNNDEGVFSFDSYVSIQSVANKLDLMNAEELIDFTRDARNNAYLQDVPGASVDDPIGPGDRGNANYEMPESFLNWDGTDTDWQDIMFKTGVVQSYNFSYASPVRNKTSFYASTGYFSQTGIIDKAKFERYSVLLNVNSQLTEKLNLDLRLAPTVTENQRVPANSPYFGTPPGIVYSGIVHSPTVAPYNPDGTINQLNNQSYLGGGTTTASNPLAIIEAVDDQIFQFQTRGNLALTYDILPELSFKTFGGVYINLYNQDFYRASTLLYRNSADGNPYGQASSSTETNWLWENTLNWTKEFGDHYIDAVVGYTAQKDNVHLKSVLANNYPDDLVPTVSGGQVYGGTAIKEQWSLLSSLFRVNYSYKDKYLFTGTFRSDKSSRFGKNNQTGYFPSFSLGWRLNEEDFLADSETISELKLRASWGQTGNFEIPNYGAVGLLSPQNYNLGGNQINGLVQSTIPNPNLTWEKSEQIDLGIELGLFNNRVFLLADYYDTKTRDLLLNVAISSVSGFETTLRNLGEVQNRGFELALSTKNFVGEDFTWNTDVNFSTNKNEVLSLNEGNEPIYSSGSAGVRHVTRVGDPIGSYYGYVVDGVYQSQAEIDAAPFDTQAPDPAPGDFRFKDIDGDGEITPDDRTVTGSYFPDFNWGINNRLTYKNIDFSFLIQGVEGNEILNLTSRHMKNGEANFNSYAIFNDRWISESQPGSGSVPRADRVSGNHGNNNRPSSFQVEDGSYVRLRNVTLGYTLPTDKFFGSKIQKLRFYVTGTNLFTITDYLGYNPEVSSITTNSLTPGEDYGAFPLAKSFTLGVNLKF, from the coding sequence ATGAAAAAAACCAAGACTATATGTGCCATAGTTCCTAAACTCGGGCAAAAATTGCTTTATGGATTTTTCCTGCTCTTTATGTTTGGGCAAGTCAATGCAGCGTCTTGCGCGCAATATGATAAAGTGGCCGCGAACTTTGATGACACACGATTGAGTGATGTGTTCGAAACCATCACAGAAACAACAGGTTATAAGTTCTTTTATGAGGCCACCGAGGTCAACATAAACCGAAAAGTAACCGTAAACGGTGCAAATCTTTGCATCGAGGATTTCTTAAAAGAGGTATTTAAAGGTACCGACCTTTCTTTTGAGATCATTGCTAGACAAATAGTGGTGAAAAAGAAAGAAAAGACTTTGAAAAGCCTAGTTCCACAAAAGAAGATCAATGCTGAAAACCCGCCACAGTCCAACTTAACCGGGGTTGTATTGGATAATGCAGGAATTCCGTTGGCAGGAGCTACCATTATAGCAAAGGGTACCACGGTTGGGGCTACTACGGATTTTGATGGTAATTTCGAAATTACCATGCCATCCGGTGTAACGGTAATCAGAGTTACCTACATTGGTTTTAAGGCAAAAGAAGTCGATGTTGCCGGACAAACTTCCGTTAATATCACCCTGGAACAAGATGCTGCCGCTCTAGAAGAGGTAGTAGTTGTTGGATACGGTACATTGGCAAAGAAAAAAGTAACCGGGTCTGTGGTTTCCATTACTCCGGAAACCATAACCGAAGTACCGGCTCTTACTCCGGAAAGCGCCCTTATTGGACAAGTAACAGGTGTTCAGGTGCAAGAAGTTTCTGGTGAACCAGGTGCTGCACCGAATATTCGAGTTAGGGGTTCGGGATCTATTTCTGCGGGAAACGATCCATTGTTCGTGGTAGATGGGATTCCTATTTCACGAAACCTTACATCATCTAGTCAATTGGGTGGGGTGGCAAGCCAAAGAGCTGCGTTTCAGCCTCCTACAATTAACCCATTGGCAACCTTGAACCCAAATGATATTGAGTCTATCCAAGTATTGAAAGATGCCAGTGCCGCTGCCATTTATGGTTCAAGAGGTGGTAACGGTGTTCTTTTGATCACTACAAAAAAAGGATCTAACAATGATGAAGGAGTTTTTTCCTTTGATTCTTATGTGAGTATTCAATCGGTAGCCAACAAATTGGATTTGATGAATGCCGAGGAACTCATAGATTTTACGAGAGATGCAAGAAACAATGCGTATCTTCAGGATGTTCCGGGAGCATCTGTCGATGATCCGATCGGTCCTGGTGATAGAGGAAATGCTAATTATGAGATGCCGGAATCATTCCTTAACTGGGATGGAACCGATACCGATTGGCAAGATATTATGTTCAAGACAGGGGTAGTGCAGAGCTATAACTTTTCCTATGCATCACCGGTAAGAAATAAAACTAGTTTTTACGCTTCTACAGGATATTTTTCGCAGACTGGTATTATTGACAAGGCCAAGTTTGAAAGATATTCCGTATTGTTGAACGTAAATTCCCAATTAACGGAAAAACTGAACCTTGACCTAAGGTTGGCTCCTACGGTGACAGAGAACCAAAGAGTTCCGGCAAATTCACCATATTTTGGAACACCTCCGGGAATTGTATATTCCGGTATAGTTCACTCGCCAACAGTTGCTCCATACAATCCCGATGGAACAATCAACCAGCTGAACAACCAGTCTTATTTAGGAGGAGGTACAACTACAGCGAGTAACCCATTGGCCATTATTGAAGCGGTGGATGATCAAATATTCCAGTTTCAAACAAGAGGTAATCTTGCCTTGACCTATGATATTCTTCCGGAATTAAGCTTCAAGACCTTTGGTGGGGTTTACATCAACCTATACAACCAAGATTTTTACAGGGCCAGTACGTTGTTATATCGTAATTCGGCAGATGGGAATCCATACGGACAAGCATCTTCTTCTACGGAGACCAACTGGTTGTGGGAGAACACCTTGAACTGGACCAAGGAGTTCGGCGATCACTATATAGACGCAGTAGTTGGTTATACAGCGCAAAAGGACAATGTACACCTGAAAAGTGTTTTGGCCAATAATTATCCGGACGATCTTGTGCCGACCGTTAGTGGTGGACAGGTGTATGGCGGTACTGCCATTAAAGAGCAGTGGTCTTTATTGTCCAGCTTGTTTAGGGTGAATTATAGTTACAAGGATAAATATTTGTTTACTGGAACTTTCCGTTCCGATAAATCTTCTCGTTTTGGTAAAAACAACCAAACAGGATACTTCCCTTCCTTTTCTTTGGGATGGAGATTGAACGAAGAGGACTTTTTGGCGGATTCAGAAACTATATCCGAACTTAAATTGCGTGCCAGCTGGGGACAAACAGGTAACTTTGAGATTCCGAATTATGGGGCTGTTGGTCTTTTATCGCCTCAGAACTATAACCTTGGAGGAAACCAAATCAATGGTCTTGTACAGAGCACAATTCCAAACCCAAACCTAACTTGGGAAAAATCCGAGCAAATAGATTTAGGTATAGAATTAGGGTTGTTCAACAACAGAGTTTTCCTTTTGGCCGATTACTACGACACTAAAACAAGGGATTTGTTGCTTAACGTGGCCATTTCTTCAGTTTCTGGTTTCGAGACCACTTTAAGAAATTTGGGAGAAGTACAAAACAGAGGTTTTGAACTTGCTTTGAGCACCAAGAACTTTGTAGGTGAGGATTTTACTTGGAATACCGATGTTAATTTCTCCACCAACAAAAACGAAGTACTTTCCCTGAACGAGGGCAATGAGCCTATTTATTCTTCAGGTAGTGCGGGTGTACGACACGTAACCAGGGTAGGAGATCCTATCGGTAGCTACTATGGTTATGTAGTGGACGGAGTATATCAATCCCAAGCTGAGATTGATGCTGCACCATTCGATACACAAGCGCCCGATCCAGCACCTGGGGATTTCCGATTCAAGGATATCGATGGTGACGGAGAGATCACTCCAGATGATAGAACCGTAACAGGAAGTTACTTTCCGGATTTTAACTGGGGTATTAACAACAGGCTGACCTACAAGAACATCGATTTCAGTTTCTTGATTCAAGGTGTGGAAGGCAATGAAATTCTAAACCTGACTTCAAGACACATGAAGAACGGTGAGGCCAACTTTAACTCCTATGCCATATTCAATGACCGTTGGATATCGGAATCCCAACCAGGAAGCGGTTCTGTGCCAAGGGCGGATAGGGTATCCGGAAATCACGGTAACAACAATAGACCTTCTTCTTTTCAAGTAGAGGACGGTTCTTATGTTCGATTAAGAAATGTAACCTTGGGTTACACTTTGCCGACCGATAAGTTTTTTGGAAGCAAAATTCAGAAACTTAGGTTCTATGTTACGGGAACAAACCTCTTTACCATTACCGATTACCTCGGTTATAACCCAGAGGTTAGTAGCATTACCACGAATAGTTTAACCCCTGGGGAGGACTATGGAGCATTTCCATTGGCTAAATCCTTTACCTTGGGCGTAAACCTTAAGTTCTAA
- a CDS encoding arylesterase: protein MDKSKKIPSSPRPLMFCYFLILLLIGCGDKSVKKDAIKDHPAEKTETIMTEGSDKKILFFGDSLTAGYGLEMGQAFPTLIQQKIDSLDLDYAVINAGLSGETTASGKNRLEWVLEENIDIVIIELGANDGLRGIPLSETESNLKSMVDTVRETLPNARIILAGMKIPPNMGPEYTKEFEEIFPKLASSEEIYLIPFLLENVAGIPHLNQSDGIHPTIKGQKLVAENVWKVLQPIL, encoded by the coding sequence ATGGACAAGTCCAAGAAAATACCAAGCTCCCCTAGGCCGTTAATGTTTTGTTATTTTTTGATCTTACTCTTAATTGGCTGTGGTGACAAATCCGTTAAGAAAGACGCTATCAAGGACCATCCAGCTGAAAAAACCGAAACGATTATGACCGAAGGTTCCGATAAAAAAATTTTATTTTTTGGAGATAGCCTAACCGCAGGTTATGGACTTGAAATGGGTCAGGCCTTTCCAACTTTAATTCAACAAAAAATAGATTCCCTTGATTTGGATTATGCCGTGATAAATGCCGGATTAAGCGGCGAGACCACGGCCAGTGGAAAAAACAGATTGGAATGGGTTCTCGAAGAAAATATTGATATTGTAATTATAGAATTGGGTGCCAACGATGGTCTAAGGGGCATTCCCTTGTCGGAAACAGAGTCCAACCTAAAAAGCATGGTGGATACCGTCCGGGAAACCTTGCCAAACGCAAGGATTATTTTGGCCGGAATGAAAATCCCACCAAACATGGGACCCGAATATACCAAAGAATTTGAAGAAATCTTTCCAAAACTGGCCTCATCCGAAGAAATATATTTAATCCCTTTCCTATTGGAAAATGTGGCAGGCATCCCCCATCTTAACCAAAGTGACGGCATTCACCCAACCATAAAAGGGCAAAAATTGGTTGCCGAAAATGTATGGAAAGTACTGCAACCGATTCTATGA
- a CDS encoding ABC transporter ATP-binding protein — MSKILKVQHLSKTYRSGEHDLTVLNNVSFEVDAGESFAIVGPSGSGKTTLLGLCAGLDTTDEGKIWLCGQNLLKLDEDGRARLRNQNVGFVFQDFQLLPTLTALENVIVPLELRGVKKAAQQGKELLVKVGLGDRAGHYPSQLSGGEQQRVALARAFANKPSILFADEPTGNLDDETGTKIEQLLFELNKEQGTALVIVTHDLELAKKTDKSIRLRSGKIEQTVVG, encoded by the coding sequence ATGTCAAAGATATTAAAAGTTCAACACCTCTCTAAAACCTACCGGAGCGGTGAGCACGATCTTACTGTTCTGAATAATGTGTCTTTTGAAGTGGATGCCGGAGAAAGTTTTGCGATTGTTGGGCCATCCGGAAGTGGAAAAACCACATTGTTGGGACTTTGTGCAGGGCTTGATACTACTGATGAGGGGAAGATTTGGCTTTGTGGCCAAAATTTGTTGAAGTTGGATGAGGACGGAAGGGCACGGTTAAGAAATCAGAATGTAGGTTTTGTTTTTCAGGACTTTCAATTATTGCCCACATTAACGGCTTTGGAAAATGTTATTGTTCCCTTGGAGTTAAGAGGGGTTAAAAAAGCCGCTCAACAAGGAAAGGAGCTTTTGGTTAAAGTCGGTCTTGGCGATAGGGCCGGACATTATCCTTCACAATTGTCCGGAGGAGAACAACAACGGGTTGCCCTGGCCAGGGCTTTCGCCAACAAACCATCCATTCTTTTTGCGGACGAACCAACAGGAAATTTGGATGATGAGACTGGGACAAAAATAGAGCAATTACTTTTTGAGCTAAACAAAGAACAGGGCACTGCTTTGGTGATAGTGACCCATGATCTAGAACTCGCCAAAAAAACAGATAAGAGCATAAGGCTAAGGTCTGGCAAAATAGAGCAAACTGTAGTTGGGTAA
- a CDS encoding ABC transporter permease — MGNNNTGISWLVKMAWRDGKASFGKLILFVFSITLGVAAVVSVYSFSGILKKNIASQSKSLLGADYLIESDKPVNDKVRAIIDSLGGADAKEINFLSMAAFPGSNGTKLLEVRGVEGGFPFYGELETIPKSAAKDFVQSGALVDATTMLQLDLKVGDSIKLGAITLPIAGSLENVPGSTSVFGAIAPPVLIPYIYIDATGLVQTGSRIEYKYYFKADENEDLVLLNDQLAPVLDAEDADLDTHISEARRLGRRYENFGKFLNLVGFIALLLGCVGIASGMGIYVQMKLRSIAVLKCLGASKRQSYLIFFIQIAAMGIVGGLLGTTVGYLLQQLFPVLLGDLLPVDVDISMSYQSMVLGVALGLVMSILFALYPLMKTLYVSPLQALRVVGDTRSRPKRATMAVGLGIVLFVLCFSYWLLGNFERSLAFVGGLLAVFLVLTAVARAFMALLKKFFPDSWGFIPRQSLKNLFRPQNQTLVLVLSIGIGTFLISTLYFTKDLLLEKASIEDSANSANMILMDVQSNQVSAISKTITDSGLPVIDQIPIVTMRVEKLNGKHVEEIRKDTTSQVGRWILNHEFRVTYRDTLIGSEKIIEGSWRGTASSNSDIPISVSSDFARMARVSVGDPVAFNVQGRIMDTRVQSIREVDWSRLQPNFSVVFPKGVLENAPQFGVITTRTKTDVGSAKLQQQLVKQFPNVSILDLKRILSLLEEILGKISWVINFMAFFSIFVGIAVLMGAIYSSKHQRVRQGALLRTLGAKGHQILKLIAIEYSILGFLGAFMGVVLAVFGSSLLAWVLFDTAFAPSWIPFAIILPAITLLVFVLGVANSLGIVRNSPLSVLKKEKS, encoded by the coding sequence ATGGGAAACAACAATACTGGGATTTCTTGGTTGGTAAAAATGGCATGGCGAGATGGTAAAGCAAGTTTTGGCAAGCTAATACTGTTCGTTTTTTCCATTACATTGGGAGTGGCAGCTGTGGTCAGTGTATACTCGTTCAGTGGGATTTTAAAAAAGAACATTGCTTCGCAATCTAAATCACTTTTGGGTGCAGACTATTTAATCGAAAGTGATAAACCCGTCAACGATAAGGTACGGGCTATTATAGACTCATTGGGCGGAGCCGACGCCAAGGAAATCAATTTTTTATCCATGGCAGCTTTCCCCGGTTCCAATGGCACAAAGCTCTTGGAGGTTAGGGGAGTGGAAGGTGGTTTTCCATTTTATGGTGAATTGGAAACAATCCCAAAATCAGCAGCCAAAGATTTTGTGCAGAGTGGAGCATTGGTAGATGCAACCACAATGCTGCAGCTCGATCTAAAAGTAGGGGACAGCATTAAATTGGGCGCGATTACACTCCCTATTGCCGGATCGCTGGAAAATGTTCCAGGAAGCACATCGGTTTTTGGTGCAATTGCACCGCCGGTTCTTATACCTTATATATATATAGATGCAACAGGACTGGTACAGACAGGAAGTAGAATTGAATACAAATATTACTTTAAGGCCGATGAGAATGAAGATTTGGTATTGTTAAATGACCAACTAGCCCCGGTGCTGGATGCCGAAGATGCAGACTTGGATACCCATATTTCGGAAGCACGACGTTTGGGCAGACGCTACGAAAACTTTGGCAAGTTTCTGAACCTGGTCGGGTTTATAGCTTTGCTTTTGGGTTGTGTGGGCATAGCAAGTGGCATGGGCATTTATGTTCAAATGAAATTAAGGAGCATAGCCGTACTAAAATGTTTGGGAGCATCAAAAAGGCAGAGTTACTTGATTTTCTTTATACAAATTGCAGCCATGGGTATTGTAGGAGGGTTGTTGGGTACAACGGTCGGTTATCTTCTTCAACAATTGTTCCCGGTACTTTTGGGCGATTTACTGCCTGTGGATGTCGACATTAGCATGTCATATCAAAGTATGGTTCTAGGTGTCGCCTTAGGCTTGGTGATGTCCATTTTGTTTGCATTATATCCGTTGATGAAAACTTTATATGTCTCACCATTGCAGGCATTGCGTGTGGTGGGGGATACAAGGTCGCGTCCAAAAAGGGCTACAATGGCAGTGGGATTGGGCATTGTTCTTTTTGTACTGTGTTTTTCCTATTGGCTGTTGGGCAATTTTGAACGCTCTCTGGCTTTTGTTGGAGGTTTATTGGCCGTGTTTTTGGTCCTAACTGCGGTTGCCCGTGCTTTTATGGCCCTGTTGAAGAAGTTTTTTCCAGATTCGTGGGGTTTTATTCCCCGCCAAAGTTTAAAGAATCTGTTCCGACCGCAAAATCAGACTTTGGTTTTGGTGCTGTCCATAGGTATAGGAACATTTTTGATCAGTACCTTATATTTTACCAAGGATTTGCTTTTGGAAAAAGCCTCCATAGAAGATAGTGCAAACAGCGCAAATATGATTCTTATGGATGTACAGAGCAATCAGGTCAGCGCTATATCCAAAACCATTACGGATTCAGGTTTGCCCGTCATTGATCAAATTCCGATTGTTACCATGCGAGTGGAAAAACTCAACGGAAAACACGTGGAAGAAATTCGCAAGGACACCACGTCCCAAGTCGGTCGGTGGATTCTGAACCACGAATTTAGGGTTACATACAGAGATACCCTTATCGGCTCGGAAAAAATAATCGAGGGCAGTTGGAGGGGTACGGCCAGTTCAAATTCCGATATTCCCATTTCAGTAAGTAGTGACTTTGCACGAATGGCAAGGGTAAGCGTTGGAGATCCGGTGGCCTTTAATGTGCAAGGAAGAATTATGGATACCCGGGTGCAAAGTATACGCGAAGTGGATTGGAGCAGGCTACAACCTAATTTTTCTGTGGTATTTCCAAAAGGAGTATTGGAAAATGCACCACAATTTGGCGTAATCACCACAAGAACAAAGACCGATGTGGGTTCGGCAAAGCTACAGCAGCAATTGGTCAAACAATTTCCTAACGTTTCGATCTTAGATTTAAAACGTATCTTAAGTTTGTTGGAAGAAATATTGGGTAAAATAAGTTGGGTCATCAATTTTATGGCATTCTTCAGCATATTCGTTGGTATTGCTGTTCTTATGGGAGCCATATATAGCAGTAAGCACCAACGGGTAAGACAGGGAGCCTTGCTCAGGACTTTGGGTGCCAAAGGTCACCAAATTTTAAAATTGATTGCCATCGAGTATTCTATTTTAGGCTTTTTAGGTGCGTTTATGGGCGTTGTGCTGGCTGTTTTCGGAAGCTCACTTTTGGCATGGGTCTTATTTGATACGGCATTTGCACCATCCTGGATTCCATTTGCAATAATTCTTCCGGCCATTACGTTGTTGGTATTTGTGTTGGGAGTGGCCAATAGTTTAGGAATTGTGAGAAACTCCCCACTTTCGGTTTTAAAGAAGGAAAAGAGTTGA
- a CDS encoding DUF6607 family protein, producing MKNIMFSALVVLIFANAFSQTEKKDKDREAIKNMCGCYEVTFNFAETFNYANDSLYKPSKTKVDKGLEWAQLVTDEDNKISIQHLLQVGNPNEPYIVKHWRQDWLFENTDLYKFNANNEWTYQQLDPAEVKGQWTQKVYQVDDSPRYEGSATWVHVDGKSYWENTTPAPLPRREYTTRSDYNLTMRGNRQEITDYGWLHEQDNAKIIREKGKEDFVLAKEKGYNTYVKVDDSRCAGAAKWWKENQEKWAMVRAKWDEVYGRNTDLQLENKVDNKVLFKYLLDEEAYNEKGKIDEIIEAFVK from the coding sequence ATGAAAAATATCATGTTCTCTGCATTGGTTGTTTTGATTTTCGCCAATGCTTTTTCTCAAACCGAAAAAAAAGATAAAGATCGCGAAGCCATTAAGAATATGTGTGGTTGCTACGAGGTTACTTTTAACTTTGCCGAAACCTTTAATTATGCCAACGATTCCCTATACAAACCCTCTAAAACAAAAGTGGACAAGGGATTGGAGTGGGCACAATTGGTTACTGATGAGGACAACAAGATTTCCATACAACACCTATTACAGGTAGGCAACCCAAATGAGCCCTACATTGTAAAACACTGGAGACAGGATTGGTTGTTCGAGAATACCGACCTGTATAAGTTCAACGCCAATAATGAGTGGACCTACCAACAATTGGACCCGGCAGAAGTTAAAGGTCAGTGGACCCAAAAGGTATATCAAGTGGATGATAGTCCCCGCTACGAAGGTTCCGCCACCTGGGTACACGTAGATGGAAAAAGCTATTGGGAAAATACAACTCCTGCTCCCCTCCCCCGTCGAGAATATACCACCCGAAGCGACTACAATCTGACCATGAGGGGAAACCGCCAGGAAATAACAGATTATGGATGGTTGCACGAACAGGACAACGCAAAGATCATACGTGAAAAGGGGAAAGAAGACTTTGTTTTGGCCAAAGAAAAAGGGTACAATACCTATGTAAAAGTAGATGATAGCCGATGTGCCGGAGCTGCCAAATGGTGGAAGGAAAACCAAGAAAAATGGGCCATGGTTCGCGCCAAATGGGACGAGGTCTACGGCAGAAACACTGATCTACAACTAGAGAACAAAGTGGACAACAAAGTTCTTTTTAAATATTTGTTGGATGAAGAGGCCTACAACGAAAAAGGCAAAATTGATGAGATCATCGAAGCTTTTGTAAAATAA
- a CDS encoding FecR family protein: MTKIDIRRIITRYINQEASQDELTILFEWIQKGNNAEVFKKLVQADFLVKYEDKPWATEAAFESFLDTIKEKENRKIRSLFVREHVWKYAAVIMIVLGSSLYFLLNQNPLGDIQVNLDPNQITIQLDNGEILTIDPETNATVKSKKGNTVVSFVNGVLSQTEEGENKGEVAHNTIRVPYGKNLSVTLQDGSVVMLNSGSSLTYPSSFENLDKREVALNGEGFFEIAKNPEKPFIVKTETMYTQVFGTVFNVSAYKEDGPSEVVLVEGSVGVGEFNGLVNSDLQMIVPSQKATKSEGKGFIVEHVDVSSYISWTKGILAFENESMAQIINRLQRQYDIKIVNQYRELGERRFTGMFDEESIDNVLRTIQAHTHFKYEVEGNTITIKKNKKE, translated from the coding sequence ATGACCAAGATAGATATCAGAAGAATAATTACAAGGTACATCAACCAAGAAGCTTCGCAGGACGAATTGACGATTTTGTTCGAATGGATTCAAAAGGGAAATAATGCAGAAGTGTTCAAAAAGTTGGTGCAGGCAGATTTTTTGGTCAAGTACGAAGATAAGCCTTGGGCTACCGAAGCTGCTTTTGAAAGTTTCTTGGATACCATTAAAGAAAAAGAAAACAGAAAGATCAGGTCGTTGTTTGTGCGAGAGCATGTTTGGAAGTATGCTGCCGTAATCATGATTGTTTTAGGTTCCTCACTGTACTTTTTGCTCAATCAGAACCCGTTGGGGGACATTCAGGTGAATTTAGACCCCAATCAAATTACCATACAATTGGATAATGGTGAGATTTTGACCATTGATCCAGAAACCAATGCTACGGTAAAAAGTAAAAAGGGCAATACGGTAGTATCTTTTGTAAATGGAGTTTTGAGTCAAACCGAAGAAGGTGAGAACAAAGGAGAGGTTGCTCATAATACCATTAGGGTTCCTTACGGCAAAAACCTTTCCGTTACGTTGCAAGACGGTTCCGTGGTGATGTTGAATTCTGGTTCAAGCCTTACGTATCCTTCCAGTTTTGAAAACTTGGACAAACGGGAAGTTGCCCTAAACGGAGAGGGCTTTTTTGAAATAGCGAAAAACCCCGAAAAACCTTTCATAGTTAAAACAGAAACTATGTACACTCAGGTTTTTGGAACGGTATTTAATGTTTCCGCCTATAAGGAAGATGGTCCAAGCGAAGTGGTGTTGGTAGAAGGGTCAGTTGGTGTTGGTGAGTTTAATGGTTTGGTAAACAGTGACTTGCAAATGATAGTGCCATCGCAAAAAGCTACCAAATCTGAAGGAAAGGGCTTTATCGTGGAACATGTGGATGTGTCCTCATATATATCGTGGACCAAGGGAATATTGGCTTTTGAAAATGAATCCATGGCACAGATCATAAATCGTTTACAGCGTCAGTACGATATAAAAATCGTGAATCAATACAGAGAATTGGGAGAACGGAGATTTACGGGTATGTTCGATGAGGAATCTATAGATAATGTGCTCAGAACCATACAAGCACATACACATTTTAAATACGAAGTTGAAGGAAATACGATAACAATAAAAAAGAACAAAAAAGAATAG